From Diceros bicornis minor isolate mBicDic1 chromosome 8, mDicBic1.mat.cur, whole genome shotgun sequence, a single genomic window includes:
- the LRRC66 gene encoding leucine-rich repeat-containing protein 66 isoform X1 produces the protein MSQSLERSHLSPRCTQGLLGLWKLKSLQTLDLSFNGISQIGLSDFHNCLQLENLYLQSNRILRIHPEAFKDLKKLQVVDLSNNALTTILPMMIIALEFPHLEVDLADNQWQCDYNVAAFQNFISESWRRKWNVICNKSTGNEEVYWWTPKSRISRETHLPHTKSNHRKSLVMGKAERPQEELYVHFSTPGKKDNASSDTSAKHRRLPRWVRSDDDAVRTSGRDEDNSQDLALAVCLSVFITFLVAFCLGAFARPYVDRLWQQRCQKKSHGLDNAYSNEGFHDETEAAGNMHHPRVGLHQAFGDLNLYENQDSFSVTAASPPAAVIPDRTLGPSRKEPESWQSWEQGEDNNAAGSRKDNAFPNDIAAGSVLLGQPNADHNALISAARDHIYRNEILGEINFETVARADSLSEQSVGVPAVAGRSQTVSGSIHNDLNELDPQLSRETTLSQMLIHTEAQRAGENEERRGTEQLPSEFSKEMPVSTYINLLSAQQQGLKGASAEEELSTYYSAVTFSDPGDTDSSPPVFPPGWGRDLHVTPANKEPMQEHPPPDTQYELDTNYDSDEGSLFTLSSISSEDARNVTEEEAHDEESHRASEFPEDQDSGMRKDNVMSLESLDDGITFQKIVGKCENQEDHFEKPLTSGPDSGLCEAHLENASYTNKFEDPLTLPRSLGSSPFIDEIPDTFIYDYVTAPQSEAVEWLYSLKDLEFSYVDILPQTPPCSAEVPSDPGKSACHERDSDICKEEPFTQGTDTAQNDIPFKITTGENLRPSQDFEEGDMNSNLMETDASEGSVCHLEDDGSRKVINQTQLLQSCGDESALQCERRGGEYFEDSSKSRVPSLQELPNKTSSLRTQEPFNDRDWDKYS, from the exons atgtctcagtccctggagaggtctcacctctcaccgagatgcactcagggcctattag GACTGTGGAAGCTGAAGTCATTACAGACTTTGGATCTGTCTTTCAATGGGATATCGCAAATTGGTTTGTCTGATTTTCATAACTGCCTGCAACTGGAGAACCTCTATTTACAGAGCAACAGGATACTCAGAATTCATCCAGAAGCTTTCAAGGACCTCAAAAAATTACag GTTGTGGACCTCAGCAACAATGCTCTGACCACAATCCTGCCAATGATGATCATTGCTCTAGAATTTCCCCATCTGGAGGTTGACTTGGCTGATAACCAGTGGCAGTGTGACTATAATGTGGCAGCCTTCCAAAAtttcatttctgaatcctggAGGAGAAAGTGGAATGTAATTTGCAACAAGTCTACAG GGAATGAGGAGGTATATTGGTGGACTCCCAAAAGCAGAATTTCCAGGGAGACTCACCTTCCTCACACTAAATCGAATCACAGGAAAAGCCTCGTAATGGGCAAAGCTGAGAGGCCCCAGGAAGAGCTGTACGTGCACTTTTCCACACCGGGGAAGAAGGACAATGCCAGCTCTGATACCAGTGCAAAGCACAGACGGCTGCCAAGGTGGGTTAGAAGTGACGACGATGCTGTGCGAACTTCTGGCAGAGACGAAGACAATTCCCAGGACCTCGCCCTGGCTGTCTGTCTGTCGGTGTTCATCACGTTCTTGGTGGCTTTCTGCCTGGGGGCTTTTGCAAGGCCTTATGTTGACAGACTGTGGCAACAGAGGTGCCAGAAGAAAAGCCATGGTTTGGATAATGCATATTCAAACGAGGGATTCCACGATGAAACGGAAGCTGCAGGGAACATGCACCACCCAAGGGTAGGTCTGCACCAAGCTTTCGGTGATCTCAACCTCTATGAGAACCAAGACTCTTTCTCGGTGACAGCGGCCAGCCCACCTGCTGCTGTCATTCCTGATAGAACTCTGGGACCAAGCAGAAAGGAGCCTGAGagttggcagagctgggaacaAGGCGAGGACAACAATGCAGCAGGAAGTAGAAAGGATAACGCATTTCCAAATGACATTGCAGCCGGGTCCGTTCTCCTCGGACAGCCAAATGCTGATCATAACGCACTAATTTCAGCAGCACGGGACCACATCTACAGGAATGAGATTCttggagaaataaattttgaaactgTGGCCCGGGCAGATTCTCTCAGTGAGCAGTCAGTGGGCGTCCCTGCAGTAGCTGGCAGATCGCAAACGGTCTCTGGCTCAATCCATAATGATTTGAATGAATTAGACCCACAACTCTCGAGAGAAacaactctctctcaaatgctaaTACATACAGAAGCACAGAGGGCTGGAGAGAATGAGGAAAGACGGGGCACTGAGCAGTTACCGTCGGAGTTCTCTAAGGAAATGCCAGTGAGCACTTACATTAATTTGCTGAGCGCACAGCAGCAAGGGCTCAAGGGGGCCAGTGCTGAGGAAGAGCTTTCCACCTACTACAGTGCGGTCACATTCAGTGACCCAGGAGATACGGATTCATCCCCACCAGTCTTCCCTCCAGGATGGGGCAGAGACCTGCATGTCACTCCTGCTAACAAGGAACCAATGCAGGAACACCCTCCTCCTGACACTCAGTATGAGTTGGACACCAACTACGATTCTGATGAGGGGTCTTTATTTACTCTAAGTTCAATAAGTTCAGAGGATGCAAGAAATGTGACTGAAGAAGAGGCACATGACGAGGAGAGTCATAGAGCCAGTGAGTTCCCAGAGGATCAGGACTCAGGAATGAGGAAGGACAATGTTATGTCATTAGAGAGTCTTGACGACGGCATCACCTTCCAGAAGATTGTGGGGAAATGTGAGAATCAGGAAGATCATTTTGAAAAACCTCTAACTTCTGGTCCAGACTCTGGTTTGTGTGAGGCTCATCTGGAAAATGCCTCTTACACCAATAAATTTGAGGATCCATTGACCTTGCCCAGATCACTGGGCAGTAGTCCTTTCATTGATGAGATCCCAGACACGTTCATTTATGATTATGTCACAGCTCCTCAATCTGAGGCAGTAGAGTGGCTTTACTCACTTAAAGACTTAGAATTTTCATATGTGGATATTTTACCACAAACACCACCTTGTTCTGCCGAAGTTCCCTCAGATCCTGGTAAGAGTGCCTGTCATGAAAGAGACTCAGACATTTGTAAAGAAGAACCTTTCACTCAGGGGACAGACACAGCTCAAAACGATATTCCTTTCAAGATCACTACAGGGGAAAACTTAAGACCCTCACAAGATTTTGAAGAAGGCGACATGAATTCCAACCTGATGGAAACTGATGCAAGTGAGGGGTCTGTATGTCATCTTGAGGACGATGGTTCCAGAAAGGTTATAAACCAAACACAGTTGTTACAATCCTGTGGTGATGAGTCTGCTCTTCAGTGTGAAAGAAGAGGGGGCGAATATTTTGAAGACAGTTCCAAGAGCCGGGTACCATCATTACAAGAGCTTCCAAATAAAACCAGTTCACTAAGAACACAAGAGCCCTTCAATGATAGAGATTGGGATAAATATTCATAG
- the LRRC66 gene encoding leucine-rich repeat-containing protein 66 isoform X2: MMIIALEFPHLEVDLADNQWQCDYNVAAFQNFISESWRRKWNVICNKSTGNEEVYWWTPKSRISRETHLPHTKSNHRKSLVMGKAERPQEELYVHFSTPGKKDNASSDTSAKHRRLPRWVRSDDDAVRTSGRDEDNSQDLALAVCLSVFITFLVAFCLGAFARPYVDRLWQQRCQKKSHGLDNAYSNEGFHDETEAAGNMHHPRVGLHQAFGDLNLYENQDSFSVTAASPPAAVIPDRTLGPSRKEPESWQSWEQGEDNNAAGSRKDNAFPNDIAAGSVLLGQPNADHNALISAARDHIYRNEILGEINFETVARADSLSEQSVGVPAVAGRSQTVSGSIHNDLNELDPQLSRETTLSQMLIHTEAQRAGENEERRGTEQLPSEFSKEMPVSTYINLLSAQQQGLKGASAEEELSTYYSAVTFSDPGDTDSSPPVFPPGWGRDLHVTPANKEPMQEHPPPDTQYELDTNYDSDEGSLFTLSSISSEDARNVTEEEAHDEESHRASEFPEDQDSGMRKDNVMSLESLDDGITFQKIVGKCENQEDHFEKPLTSGPDSGLCEAHLENASYTNKFEDPLTLPRSLGSSPFIDEIPDTFIYDYVTAPQSEAVEWLYSLKDLEFSYVDILPQTPPCSAEVPSDPGKSACHERDSDICKEEPFTQGTDTAQNDIPFKITTGENLRPSQDFEEGDMNSNLMETDASEGSVCHLEDDGSRKVINQTQLLQSCGDESALQCERRGGEYFEDSSKSRVPSLQELPNKTSSLRTQEPFNDRDWDKYS, translated from the exons ATGATGATCATTGCTCTAGAATTTCCCCATCTGGAGGTTGACTTGGCTGATAACCAGTGGCAGTGTGACTATAATGTGGCAGCCTTCCAAAAtttcatttctgaatcctggAGGAGAAAGTGGAATGTAATTTGCAACAAGTCTACAG GGAATGAGGAGGTATATTGGTGGACTCCCAAAAGCAGAATTTCCAGGGAGACTCACCTTCCTCACACTAAATCGAATCACAGGAAAAGCCTCGTAATGGGCAAAGCTGAGAGGCCCCAGGAAGAGCTGTACGTGCACTTTTCCACACCGGGGAAGAAGGACAATGCCAGCTCTGATACCAGTGCAAAGCACAGACGGCTGCCAAGGTGGGTTAGAAGTGACGACGATGCTGTGCGAACTTCTGGCAGAGACGAAGACAATTCCCAGGACCTCGCCCTGGCTGTCTGTCTGTCGGTGTTCATCACGTTCTTGGTGGCTTTCTGCCTGGGGGCTTTTGCAAGGCCTTATGTTGACAGACTGTGGCAACAGAGGTGCCAGAAGAAAAGCCATGGTTTGGATAATGCATATTCAAACGAGGGATTCCACGATGAAACGGAAGCTGCAGGGAACATGCACCACCCAAGGGTAGGTCTGCACCAAGCTTTCGGTGATCTCAACCTCTATGAGAACCAAGACTCTTTCTCGGTGACAGCGGCCAGCCCACCTGCTGCTGTCATTCCTGATAGAACTCTGGGACCAAGCAGAAAGGAGCCTGAGagttggcagagctgggaacaAGGCGAGGACAACAATGCAGCAGGAAGTAGAAAGGATAACGCATTTCCAAATGACATTGCAGCCGGGTCCGTTCTCCTCGGACAGCCAAATGCTGATCATAACGCACTAATTTCAGCAGCACGGGACCACATCTACAGGAATGAGATTCttggagaaataaattttgaaactgTGGCCCGGGCAGATTCTCTCAGTGAGCAGTCAGTGGGCGTCCCTGCAGTAGCTGGCAGATCGCAAACGGTCTCTGGCTCAATCCATAATGATTTGAATGAATTAGACCCACAACTCTCGAGAGAAacaactctctctcaaatgctaaTACATACAGAAGCACAGAGGGCTGGAGAGAATGAGGAAAGACGGGGCACTGAGCAGTTACCGTCGGAGTTCTCTAAGGAAATGCCAGTGAGCACTTACATTAATTTGCTGAGCGCACAGCAGCAAGGGCTCAAGGGGGCCAGTGCTGAGGAAGAGCTTTCCACCTACTACAGTGCGGTCACATTCAGTGACCCAGGAGATACGGATTCATCCCCACCAGTCTTCCCTCCAGGATGGGGCAGAGACCTGCATGTCACTCCTGCTAACAAGGAACCAATGCAGGAACACCCTCCTCCTGACACTCAGTATGAGTTGGACACCAACTACGATTCTGATGAGGGGTCTTTATTTACTCTAAGTTCAATAAGTTCAGAGGATGCAAGAAATGTGACTGAAGAAGAGGCACATGACGAGGAGAGTCATAGAGCCAGTGAGTTCCCAGAGGATCAGGACTCAGGAATGAGGAAGGACAATGTTATGTCATTAGAGAGTCTTGACGACGGCATCACCTTCCAGAAGATTGTGGGGAAATGTGAGAATCAGGAAGATCATTTTGAAAAACCTCTAACTTCTGGTCCAGACTCTGGTTTGTGTGAGGCTCATCTGGAAAATGCCTCTTACACCAATAAATTTGAGGATCCATTGACCTTGCCCAGATCACTGGGCAGTAGTCCTTTCATTGATGAGATCCCAGACACGTTCATTTATGATTATGTCACAGCTCCTCAATCTGAGGCAGTAGAGTGGCTTTACTCACTTAAAGACTTAGAATTTTCATATGTGGATATTTTACCACAAACACCACCTTGTTCTGCCGAAGTTCCCTCAGATCCTGGTAAGAGTGCCTGTCATGAAAGAGACTCAGACATTTGTAAAGAAGAACCTTTCACTCAGGGGACAGACACAGCTCAAAACGATATTCCTTTCAAGATCACTACAGGGGAAAACTTAAGACCCTCACAAGATTTTGAAGAAGGCGACATGAATTCCAACCTGATGGAAACTGATGCAAGTGAGGGGTCTGTATGTCATCTTGAGGACGATGGTTCCAGAAAGGTTATAAACCAAACACAGTTGTTACAATCCTGTGGTGATGAGTCTGCTCTTCAGTGTGAAAGAAGAGGGGGCGAATATTTTGAAGACAGTTCCAAGAGCCGGGTACCATCATTACAAGAGCTTCCAAATAAAACCAGTTCACTAAGAACACAAGAGCCCTTCAATGATAGAGATTGGGATAAATATTCATAG